From the genome of Cedecea lapagei, one region includes:
- a CDS encoding alpha/beta fold hydrolase: MSTATNLPVSLYFDGFGEKSHPAIVLLPGLGSQSISWSPRFCLRLADAGFYILRVDNRDCGLSPVLSLAGEPDLQALSRGQSISVAYTLREMAADVALTLENAGIKATHIVGRSMGGMVAQLFAAQYPHKTLSLCAIMSSTGNPRLPPPAADVMAMLLGPKPDPHARQSAWLEQQLAFFRRIASTHLPFDAEYYSTLLKTSLARASSASGTLRQIAAMAATGDLRNEIKQITAPTLVIHGSDDPLFPVEAGKEIGQTIPGAKLQIIEGMGHEMPPALEAEIAALLLAHFNTSLKK, translated from the coding sequence ATGAGCACCGCTACTAACCTGCCCGTCTCGCTCTACTTTGACGGGTTTGGCGAAAAATCTCATCCCGCTATCGTGCTTCTGCCGGGGCTTGGCAGCCAAAGTATCAGCTGGTCGCCGCGCTTTTGCCTGCGCCTGGCGGACGCCGGGTTCTATATTTTACGGGTTGATAATCGCGACTGCGGGCTGTCTCCTGTGCTGTCCCTGGCGGGCGAGCCCGATCTGCAGGCGCTCTCCCGGGGCCAGAGCATTTCTGTCGCCTATACGCTGCGGGAGATGGCGGCAGATGTTGCGCTGACGCTGGAGAACGCCGGCATTAAGGCTACGCACATCGTTGGCCGCTCTATGGGCGGTATGGTCGCCCAGCTTTTTGCGGCGCAATATCCACATAAAACGCTGTCGCTGTGCGCCATTATGTCCAGCACCGGCAACCCCCGGCTTCCGCCACCTGCCGCTGACGTAATGGCGATGCTGCTGGGGCCGAAGCCGGATCCTCACGCACGCCAAAGCGCCTGGCTTGAGCAGCAGCTCGCCTTCTTCAGGCGTATTGCCTCAACCCACCTCCCCTTTGACGCCGAGTATTACAGCACGCTGCTAAAAACCTCTCTCGCTCGCGCCAGTTCAGCTTCCGGCACGCTGCGTCAGATTGCAGCCATGGCCGCTACGGGTGACCTTCGCAATGAGATAAAACAGATTACGGCGCCAACGCTGGTGATCCACGGCAGCGACGATCCTCTATTCCCTGTGGAAGCCGGGAAAGAGATAGGCCAGACAATCCCGGGCGCAAAACTGCAGATCATTGAAGGCATGGGTCACGAAATGCCTCCCGCGCTGGAAGCTGAGATCGCGGCTCTTTTGTTAGCCCATTTTAATACGTCGTTAAAAAAATAA
- a CDS encoding DUF2239 family protein — MTSLTLTAFQRQRQIARGSLSELLSTLRSMQTGDEPIFIFDDRNGKRLDIHAHGDEASAIAAYPELAERQNAETTVVKPRGRPKLGVSAKEVTLLPRHWEWLATQPGGASATLRRLIEQAKKAAEPADNKRRRHESAYQFMHELAGNLPEYETALRALFADDETAFSAATEGWPQDIHRYAAQLAFGNQEPKND; from the coding sequence ATGACCTCCCTTACCTTAACCGCCTTTCAGCGGCAGCGGCAGATTGCCCGCGGCAGCCTGAGCGAGCTGCTTAGCACCCTTCGGTCAATGCAAACCGGAGACGAACCGATTTTTATCTTCGACGATCGGAACGGCAAACGGCTGGATATCCACGCACACGGGGATGAAGCCAGCGCTATTGCCGCTTACCCTGAGCTTGCCGAGCGGCAAAACGCAGAGACCACCGTCGTGAAACCTCGCGGCAGACCAAAGCTTGGCGTGTCAGCGAAGGAGGTCACCCTGCTTCCACGTCACTGGGAATGGCTGGCCACCCAGCCCGGCGGCGCTTCCGCGACGTTACGTCGGCTAATTGAGCAGGCAAAAAAAGCCGCTGAACCGGCAGACAACAAACGCCGCAGGCACGAAAGCGCCTACCAGTTTATGCACGAGCTGGCGGGCAACCTGCCGGAATATGAAACCGCCCTGCGCGCGCTCTTTGCCGATGACGAAACGGCCTTTAGCGCGGCAACGGAAGGCTGGCCCCAGGATATTCACCGCTACGCCGCGCAGCTGGCGTTCGGCAATCAGGAACCCAAAAATGACTGA
- a CDS encoding dienelactone hydrolase family protein, translating into MSEIISTPIAYQVENQTFEGVLVYQENQSAARPGILIAPNWMGVTDGAIEQAKGVAAQGYVVLVADLYGQGKRPTNADEAGALMTEVINTPAEVGRMQAALETLVAQKTAAVDGSKLAAAGFCFGGHCALDLARSGADIKAAISFHGTLNTLKTHTAGQIKASLLVLDGAEDPLVPREQLSGFVSEMNAASVDWQLVSYAGAVHSFTDPGANVEGVAKYHPEVAKRAFAQMYALLKHVFN; encoded by the coding sequence ATGTCAGAAATCATTTCAACACCCATCGCTTACCAGGTCGAGAATCAAACCTTTGAAGGCGTTCTGGTCTACCAGGAAAACCAAAGCGCCGCACGTCCGGGCATCCTCATCGCTCCGAACTGGATGGGCGTGACGGACGGTGCAATTGAGCAGGCGAAGGGGGTTGCCGCACAAGGTTATGTGGTGCTGGTGGCCGATCTTTACGGTCAGGGTAAACGCCCGACCAACGCCGACGAAGCCGGGGCGCTGATGACGGAAGTCATAAACACGCCGGCAGAAGTGGGCCGTATGCAGGCCGCGCTAGAAACGCTGGTCGCTCAGAAAACCGCGGCCGTGGACGGCAGCAAGCTGGCCGCTGCGGGCTTCTGCTTTGGCGGACACTGCGCGCTCGATCTGGCAAGAAGCGGAGCGGATATCAAAGCAGCTATCTCATTCCACGGCACGCTAAATACCCTGAAAACCCACACAGCCGGGCAGATCAAAGCCTCTCTCCTGGTGCTGGATGGCGCTGAAGATCCGCTCGTGCCTCGCGAGCAGCTCAGCGGGTTTGTCAGCGAAATGAATGCCGCATCGGTAGACTGGCAGCTGGTTAGCTACGCCGGTGCCGTCCATTCGTTTACCGATCCTGGCGCCAACGTGGAAGGCGTGGCGAAATATCACCCGGAAGTAGCAAAACGCGCTTTCGCACAGATGTACGCTCTGCTGAAGCACGTTTTTAACTGA
- a CDS encoding DUF1158 family protein — translation MNHPHQALLSAGGILLLAFLSCLLLPAPALTLTLAQKLIDTFHLIDLSQLYVILFCIWFLLLGTLEYYLLRFIWRRWFSITRI, via the coding sequence ATGAACCATCCACATCAAGCGCTGTTAAGCGCGGGCGGCATTTTGCTGCTGGCCTTTCTGTCGTGCCTGCTGCTGCCGGCTCCGGCGCTCACGCTGACGCTGGCGCAAAAGCTTATCGACACTTTCCATCTCATCGATCTCAGCCAGCTTTATGTGATCCTGTTTTGTATCTGGTTCCTCTTGCTGGGCACCCTCGAATATTACCTGCTGCGTTTTATCTGGCGCCGCTGGTTCTCGATTACCCGCATCTGA
- the uspG gene encoding universal stress protein UspG has protein sequence MYKTILMPVDVFEMELTDKAIRHAEYLAKESEGTLHLLYVLPKSPLFNTHGFSSDIRKFDEYLKKNAEEKMEELRGHFSLPKERVVLEIRYGSVRDEVNEVAQEIHADVIIVGSKNPSITTHLLGSNASSIIRHARLPVFVVR, from the coding sequence ATGTATAAAACCATCTTAATGCCGGTAGATGTTTTTGAAATGGAGCTGACGGATAAAGCCATTCGCCATGCTGAATATCTGGCAAAGGAGTCTGAGGGCACCCTCCATCTTTTGTACGTTCTGCCTAAATCCCCGCTGTTTAATACCCATGGTTTTTCCTCTGACATCCGTAAATTCGACGAGTACCTGAAGAAAAATGCCGAAGAAAAGATGGAAGAATTACGTGGGCATTTCTCTCTGCCCAAAGAGCGCGTGGTGCTGGAAATTCGCTACGGTTCGGTGCGGGATGAAGTGAATGAGGTTGCGCAGGAGATCCACGCCGATGTGATTATTGTGGGCTCCAAGAATCCGTCTATTACCACTCATCTGCTGGGATCTAACGCCTCCAGCATTATTCGCCACGCTCGCTTGCCGGTCTTCGTTGTCAGATAA
- a CDS encoding amidohydrolase family protein yields MTEREKSRRDFISGSGKLAAACALFGASGTAVWAANAPARGCESGNQMKAISEKHYYLDNVLLETGFNYEGETAVSTRTELHTLEIKEGKIAALLANKSHPDSSLHAYDAGGKLLLPAMRDMHIHLDKTFYGGPWQVHNRPEGTTIMDMIAYERKILPELQPYTRERAGKLIDLIQSKGSTIARSHCNIEPVSGLKNLENLQAVLEQRKSGLSCEIVAFPQHGLLLSKSEPLMREAMQAGAHYVGGLDPTNVDGAMEKSLDTMFQIALDYDKGVDIHLHETSPAGVAAVNYMVETVEKTPQLKGKLTISHGFALTTLTPQQVDDIATRMAAQQISLASTVPLGTLHMPLKQLQQKGVLVMTGTDSVIDHWSPYGLGDMLEKANLYAQLYVRPSELSLSRSLAIATGNILPLDDKGKQVWPKAEDEASFVLVDASCSAEAVARISPRTATFHQGNLVWGSVI; encoded by the coding sequence ATGACTGAAAGAGAAAAAAGCCGTCGCGACTTTATCAGCGGCAGCGGCAAGCTCGCCGCAGCCTGTGCGCTGTTCGGGGCTAGCGGAACCGCAGTCTGGGCTGCGAATGCCCCGGCCAGGGGTTGTGAGAGCGGTAATCAGATGAAAGCCATTAGCGAAAAACACTACTACCTGGATAACGTTCTGCTGGAGACCGGGTTTAACTACGAGGGCGAAACCGCCGTCAGTACCCGCACCGAGCTGCACACGCTTGAAATCAAAGAGGGCAAAATTGCGGCATTGCTTGCAAATAAATCGCACCCTGATAGCTCGCTGCACGCTTACGATGCCGGCGGCAAACTGCTGCTCCCGGCGATGCGCGATATGCACATTCACCTGGATAAAACCTTCTACGGCGGCCCATGGCAGGTACATAACCGCCCGGAAGGCACCACCATCATGGATATGATCGCCTACGAGCGCAAAATTCTGCCTGAGCTGCAGCCTTACACCCGCGAGCGTGCCGGAAAGCTTATCGACCTGATTCAGTCCAAAGGCTCAACCATCGCCCGCAGCCACTGCAATATTGAACCCGTCTCAGGCCTGAAAAATCTTGAAAACCTGCAGGCGGTGCTGGAGCAGAGAAAGTCCGGGCTAAGCTGTGAAATTGTCGCGTTTCCGCAGCATGGTTTACTGCTTTCAAAGTCCGAACCCTTGATGCGCGAAGCGATGCAGGCCGGGGCCCACTACGTGGGTGGTCTGGATCCGACCAACGTTGACGGTGCGATGGAAAAGTCTCTCGATACCATGTTCCAGATTGCGCTCGATTATGACAAAGGCGTGGATATCCACCTGCATGAAACCAGCCCGGCGGGCGTCGCGGCGGTGAATTACATGGTGGAAACGGTTGAGAAGACCCCACAGCTCAAGGGCAAGCTGACCATCAGCCACGGTTTTGCGCTGACCACCCTCACGCCGCAGCAGGTGGATGACATCGCCACTCGCATGGCGGCCCAGCAAATTAGCCTCGCCTCTACCGTGCCTCTCGGCACTTTGCATATGCCGCTTAAACAGTTGCAGCAAAAGGGCGTGCTGGTGATGACCGGCACCGACAGCGTGATTGACCACTGGTCGCCTTACGGGCTGGGGGATATGCTGGAAAAAGCCAACCTATACGCGCAGCTTTACGTTCGCCCGAGCGAGCTTAGCCTGTCGCGTTCGCTGGCGATTGCTACCGGCAACATTTTGCCGCTGGACGATAAAGGCAAACAGGTGTGGCCGAAGGCAGAGGACGAAGCCAGCTTCGTGCTGGTGGATGCATCCTGCTCCGCAGAGGCCGTGGCGCGTATTTCTCCTCGTACCGCAACGTTCCATCAGGGGAATTTAGTCTGGGGAAGCGTGATTTAA
- a CDS encoding GIY-YIG nuclease family protein, with the protein MTETMNKKELKQSYKDGPTTAGIYLIANRQTGHKLLASAANAQGVLNRHLFELKFGQHRNKALQQAWSQYGESAFEFSVLEKVKPDEKNIKAALEKLLESWQQKLRIAHEHRY; encoded by the coding sequence ATGACTGAAACGATGAACAAAAAAGAGCTGAAGCAGAGCTATAAAGACGGCCCGACGACGGCAGGGATCTATTTGATCGCCAACAGGCAAACCGGCCATAAGCTACTTGCCAGCGCGGCGAATGCCCAGGGCGTATTAAACCGCCACTTATTTGAGCTTAAGTTTGGCCAGCACCGCAACAAGGCGCTGCAGCAGGCGTGGAGCCAGTACGGTGAATCTGCTTTTGAATTCAGCGTGCTCGAAAAGGTAAAGCCGGATGAAAAGAACATTAAGGCCGCGCTGGAAAAGCTGCTGGAAAGCTGGCAGCAAAAACTGAGGATCGCCCATGAGCACCGCTACTAA
- a CDS encoding ankyrin repeat domain-containing protein produces the protein MSEKELVTGFLTAALNGEAAELKACLERGVDINVTNRQGRTAVTLASLGKKYDCVALLIEAGADINLQDETCFNPFLISCLNDDLNLLRLLLPAKPDLTRLTRFGGVGITPASEKGHVEIVRELLAYTDINVNHTNFLGWTPLLEAIVLNDGGKRQQEIVSLLLEHGANPHMTDKYGKTPLELAEEKGFREIAQLLREAGA, from the coding sequence ATGTCTGAAAAAGAGCTGGTTACCGGGTTTCTGACGGCGGCCTTGAACGGGGAAGCCGCTGAGCTTAAAGCCTGTCTGGAACGTGGGGTGGATATCAATGTCACCAACCGCCAGGGAAGAACGGCGGTAACCCTCGCCAGCCTGGGCAAAAAATATGACTGCGTTGCGCTGTTAATAGAGGCGGGAGCTGACATTAATCTGCAGGATGAAACCTGTTTTAATCCCTTCCTGATTAGCTGCCTGAATGACGATCTCAATCTGTTACGTCTGTTATTACCGGCGAAGCCTGACCTGACTCGCCTGACCCGCTTTGGCGGCGTAGGCATCACGCCCGCCAGCGAAAAGGGGCACGTGGAGATTGTGCGCGAGCTGCTGGCGTACACCGACATCAACGTCAATCACACCAACTTCCTCGGCTGGACGCCGCTGCTGGAGGCTATCGTGCTGAACGACGGCGGTAAAAGGCAGCAGGAGATAGTTTCCCTGCTGCTGGAGCATGGCGCTAATCCTCATATGACGGATAAATACGGCAAAACGCCGCTGGAGCTGGCCGAAGAGAAAGGCTTCCGCGAAATTGCTCAATTGTTGAGAGAGGCGGGCGCATAG
- a CDS encoding LysR substrate-binding domain-containing protein, with protein MNSIFTEENLQAFTCAARYGSFSRAAEELGVTTSAISYTIKRMETWLDVTLFVRNTRSIELTESGLYLYRKASDLLNDFQGIRRGIETISQGIEAKIRICINHLLYTSHHTARLLKILKQQFPGCQVAITTEVYNGVWDAMLNNQVNIAIGAPDALLGGGGIDYMEIGSIRWVFAVAPEHPLAAVQEPLPESQLRLYPNIMVEDTAATLNKKVGWLLQGQEAIVVPDFSTKCECQILGEGIGFLPDYMVRSAVESGLLVTRQVHNPRQSSRMLLATQHAATGQVTRWIKQQFRPGGVLSGLYQDLLSQD; from the coding sequence GTGAACTCCATCTTTACCGAAGAGAATTTGCAGGCTTTTACCTGCGCCGCCCGCTACGGCAGTTTCAGCCGTGCGGCAGAGGAACTGGGCGTGACCACCTCCGCTATCAGCTACACCATTAAGCGAATGGAAACCTGGCTCGACGTGACGCTGTTTGTACGTAATACCCGCAGCATTGAGCTGACCGAATCCGGCCTCTATCTCTACCGTAAGGCCAGTGATTTGCTGAATGATTTCCAGGGGATAAGACGGGGAATAGAGACCATTTCTCAGGGAATAGAAGCGAAAATCAGAATTTGCATCAACCATCTCCTCTACACATCACACCATACGGCAAGACTGCTAAAAATCCTGAAGCAGCAGTTTCCCGGCTGCCAGGTCGCCATCACCACCGAGGTGTACAACGGCGTATGGGACGCAATGCTCAACAATCAGGTGAATATTGCGATTGGCGCGCCAGATGCGCTGCTGGGCGGAGGCGGCATTGACTATATGGAGATAGGCAGTATTCGCTGGGTGTTCGCCGTAGCGCCTGAGCACCCGCTGGCGGCGGTGCAGGAACCCCTCCCCGAAAGCCAGCTCAGGCTGTACCCGAACATCATGGTCGAGGACACCGCCGCCACCCTCAACAAAAAGGTGGGCTGGCTGTTGCAGGGCCAGGAAGCGATTGTGGTGCCGGACTTCAGCACCAAATGCGAGTGCCAGATCCTCGGCGAAGGCATCGGTTTTTTGCCGGATTACATGGTGCGCTCCGCGGTAGAGAGCGGCCTGCTGGTGACTCGCCAGGTCCATAATCCCCGCCAGAGTTCCCGCATGCTGCTCGCCACCCAGCATGCGGCAACGGGCCAGGTCACCCGCTGGATCAAACAGCAATTCCGGCCCGGCGGCGTGCTTTCCGGGCTCTATCAGGATCTGCTCTCCCAGGATTAA